A stretch of the Lolium perenne isolate Kyuss_39 chromosome 3, Kyuss_2.0, whole genome shotgun sequence genome encodes the following:
- the LOC127345934 gene encoding uncharacterized protein: protein MGMLHEKPVQHCPLRDDGDGTGTAWTAEKRRRKHPPNSSSSDAPAATAQDHQGPISPTTDMEGVIQDQGQDHELRLARSDSEQHQQEEIWGPEVEISPEDAANYTKCLSPDAPPIYTRSSMTVEEGEDLNLRLARYRIAYYKNVAEPELARELKDPQDYSVEELQENGYFLHLGSHPSFEGCFHPIDTWVAELNDYQRLLVFNGSRDSSDSLYIYWEDYHAYYRTYEVDDAYVKFYEELSSKVKWIKAYVDLDKKSEKWIEMGTRAGRQAKRIASRFTNLSAILVGMAFYEYIAELREDKVLEDWSLFYFEIWKLNDLKKGSLRDAVQEAYEMEKFGLEVEGMESKERSISFFEQKFRFLTREVGITENTEQGEAWDLLRKIVFKKFKPKNMAKYAQKKLEIAALMNMAPRQT, encoded by the exons ATGGGGATGCTGCACGAGAAGCCCGTCCAACATTGTCCACTGCGCGATGATGGAGATGGAACAGGCACGGCGTGGACGGCGGAGAAGAGGCGCCGCAAGCACCCTCCGAACTCATCATCTTCCGATGCTCCTGCTGCCACTGCCCAGGATCATCAAGGCCCGATTTCTCCTACGACGGACATGGAGGGCGTCATCCAAGACCAAGGGCAAGATCACGAGCTGCGGCTGGCGAGATCAGACTCGGAACAGCACCAACAAGAAGAGATTTGGGGGCCGGAAGTAGAAATCAGCCCGGAGGATGCCGCCAATTACACCAAATGTTTATCTCCCGACGCTCCTCCTATCTACACCCGCTCTAGCATGACAGTTGAGGAAGGGGAGGATTTGAATTTGCGTCTTGCACGTTATCGAATCGCTTATTACAAG AATGTGGCGGAGCCAGAGTTGGCACGTGAGCTCAAGGATCCACAAGATTACTCTGTGGAGGAACTTCAGGAGAACGGGTACTTTTTACATTTAGGGAGTCATCCTAGTTTCGAGGGGTGCTTCCATCCAATCGATACCTGGGTTGCTGAATTGAATGACTACCAACGGCTTCTTGTTTTCAACGGT TCGCGTGATAGTTCTGACAGTCTATACATCTATTGGGAGGACTACCACGCATATTATCGTACGTATGAAGTTGACGATGCTTATGTCAAGTTTTATGAAGAGCTATCAAGCAAAGTCAAG TGGATTAAAGCGTATGTGGATCTGGATAAAAAATCTGAGAAG TGGATAGAGATGGGTACTAGAGCAGGGAGGCAAGCAAAGAGGATTGCATCACGCTTTACCAATCTGAGTGCTATTTTAGTTGGTATGGCATTCTAT GAGTATATAGCTGAGCTGCGTGAGGATAAGGTCCTCGAGGACTGGTCTCTTTTCTACTTTGAGATTTGGAAGCTTAATGACTTGAAAAAG GGAAGTTTGAGAGATGCCGTGCAGGAAGCATATGAAATGGAGAAATTTGGTTTAGAAGTTGAGGGAATGGAGAGCAAGGAAAGGTCTATTTCTTTCTTTGAACAGAAG TTTAGATTCCTTACACGTGAGGTTGGCATTACAGAGAAT ACTGAACAGGGTGAAGCTTGGGATCTGTTGAGAAAAATAGTTTtcaagaag TTCAAACCAAAGAACATGGCAAAGTACGCTCAAAAGAAGCTAGAGATTGCAGCGCTAATGAACATGGCCCCGAG GCAGACTTGA
- the LOC127345933 gene encoding probable inactive purple acid phosphatase 2, with translation MTLLTSSLSPGTQLIKLRSMVPFLLLLHLAVNAAAAGDATTLTATPATITRSDQWITLRWSNLPSPSPLDYVALYSPPSSADLDYLGFLFLNASASWATGAGTLLLPRLPDLRAPYQFRLFRSPPAEPSTNTRLDQDHGPLPDARHRAAVSGDVRAEGNGSRPAQVHLAFADAPDEMRVLFVCGDAGDRAVRYGLLGRREEEWDEAPAEARTYERRQMCAYPANDIVGWRDPGFVFDAVMKRLQPGRRYFYKVGSDSGGWSEKYSFISRDIEANETIAFLFGDLGTYVPYNTYFRTPQESLSTVKWILRDLEVIGDRAALISHIGDISYAKGYAWLWDHFFQQIEPIASSTPYHVCIGNHEYDWPSQPWTPSWSANIYNGKDSGGECGIPYSIKFRMPGNSSLSTGTGAPDTQNLYYSFDAGVVHFVYMSTETDFTQGSAQHNFIKMDLERVNRSRTPFIVFQGHRPMYTSSNGTRDAAHREQMIQHLEQLFVKHNVTLALWGHIHVYERFCPMKNNQCMNTSSSFVYPGAPVHVVIGMAGQDHQPSWEARPDHPDVPIFPQPERSMYRGSEFGYTKLMATREKLTLVYIGNHDGQVHDMVEILLYNNSMPVKLPPKVIWLYMGIAGGVMLSLLVGILAGFLVRRKIDSGRWIPIVNEEA, from the exons ATGACCTTGCTAACGAGCTCATTAAGTCCTGGCACTCAACTTATCAAGCTTCGTAGTATGGTCCCATTCCTGCTCCTTCTCCACCTCGCCGTCAACGCTGCCGCCGCCGGCGATGCCACCACGCTGACCGCCACCCCAGCGACCATTACCAGATCCGACCAATGGATCACACTCCGGTGGTCCAACCTCCCCTCGCCCAGCCCGCTCGACTACGTGGCCCTCTACTCCCCGCCGTCCTCCGCCGACCTCGACTACCTCGGCTTCCTCTTCCTCAACGCCTCCGCCTCCTGGGCCACCGGCGCCGgcaccctcctcctcccgcgcctCCCCGACCTGCGCGCGCCCTACCAGTTCCGTCTCTTCCGGTCGCCGCCCGCCGAGCCGTCCACCAACACGCGCCTAGACCAGGACCACGGCCCTCTCCCGGACGCGCGCCACCGCGCTGCCGTCTCTGGCGACGTCCGCGCCGAGGGCAACGGCTCCCGGCCGGCGCAGGTGCATCTGGCGTTCGCGGACGCGCCCGACGAGATGCGGGTGCTGTTTGTGTGCGGCGACGCCGGCGACAGGGCGGTCAGGTACGGCCTCCTAGGCCGGCGCGAGGAGGAGTGGGACGAGGCGCCGGCGGAAGCCAGGACGTACGAGCGGCGCCAGATGTGCGCCTACCCGGCGAACGACATCGTCGGCTGGAGGGATCCTGGGTTCGTCTTCGACGCGGTGATGAAGCGGCTGCAGCCGGGGAGAAGGTACTTCTACAAG GTGGGTAGTGATTCTGGAGGGTGGAGTGAGAAATATAGCTTCATCTCTCGTGACATTGAGGCCAACGAGACCATTGCCTTCCTGTTTGGCGACCTTGGAACTTATGTTCCTTACAACACCTACTTTCGGACACCTCAAGAGAGTTTATCGACCGTGAAGTGGATCCTTCGTGATCTTGAAGTCATTGGGGACAGAGCTGCATTGATTTCACATATTGGGGACATCAGCTATGCCAAAGGTTATGCCTGGCTATGGGATCATTTCTTCCAACAAATTGAACCTATTGCATCCAGTACTCCGTACCACGTATGCATTGGGAATCATGAGTATGATTGGCCTTCACaaccttggacgccctcttggtCTGCTAATATTTACAACGGAAAGGATAGTGGCGGCGAATGTGGGATACCATATAGCATCAAGTTCAGAATGCCTGGCAATTCATCCCTTTCCACTGGCACTGGAGCTCCCGACACGCAGAATCTCTACTACTCCTTCGATGCTGGTGTTGTGCATTTCGTTTACATGTCCACGGAGACTGATTTCACTCAGGGAAGTGCCCAACACAACTTCATAAAGATGGACCTTGAGCGTGTCAACCGGAGCCGGACACCATTCATCGTGTTCCAAGGCCACCGGCCAATGTACACCTCGAGCAATGGGACCAGGGACGCTGCTCACCGGGAGCAGATGATTCAGCATCTCGAACAACTATTTGTGAAGCACAATGTGACGCTTGCTCTCTGGGGTCACATCCACGTCTATGAACGATTCTGCCCCATGAAGAACAACCAGTGCATGAACACATCATCAAGCTTCGTGTACCCTGGTGCTCCGGTACATGTTGTGATTGGGATGGCTGGTCAAGATCATCAGCCAAGCTGGGAGGCAAGGCCAGACCACCCTGATGTGCCAATCTTCCCTCAGCCAGAGAGGTCCATGTACCGTGGCAGCGAGTTTGGGTACACAAAGTTGATGGCCACAAGGGAGAAGCTGACGCTTGTGTATATTGGGAACCATGATGGGCAAGTCCATGACATGGTAGAGATATTGTTATACAATAACAGTATGCCTGTTAAGTTGCCGCCAAAAGTTATTTGGTTGTACATGGGAATTGCCGGCGGTGTGATGCTTTCTCTGCTGGTGGGTATTTTGGCTGGTTTCCTTGTTAGAAGGAAGATTGACTCTGGACGGTGGATTCCTATCGTCAATGAGGAGGCCTAA